From Trichoderma atroviride chromosome 1, complete sequence, one genomic window encodes:
- a CDS encoding uncharacterized protein (EggNog:ENOG41), which produces MKKILDIPLIETAVPRNMWPRAVDKARAHKDLVGILLQVDCVRASIDEEASEISRKGQETWWERNYDNSWLRVMFDAIKDGQTDVVELFLALGLTVESCDEFGWTALQTAAERCEQVSLVKLLLEKYQVDQNKFPMRRSLLRKSLFDSPLCIAAQYGNTKVVELLLEHKADPCEGQPGGFGRALAAAAVGGPRGFGQPLVAG; this is translated from the coding sequence ATGAAAAAGATTCTCGACATTCCACTCATTGAAACGGCGGTACCTCGCAATATGTGGCCAAGGGCGGTCGACAAGGCTAGAGCCCACAAGGATCTGGTGGGAATTCTACTGCAGGTCGACTGCGTCCGGGCCAGCatcgacgaagaagccagcgAGATTTCTAGAAAAGGACAGGAGACTTGGTGGGAGCGCAACTACGACAACTCATGGCTGCGGGTAATGtttgatgccatcaaggacggCCAAACGGATGTGGTGGAGCTATTCCTTGCTCTCGGCCTGACAGTAGAGTCATGCGATGAATTTGGCTGGACGGCTTTACAAACAGCGGCTGAACGCTGTGAACAAGTGTCTCTCGTGAAACTTTTGCTGGAAAAGTATCAAGTTGATCAGAACAAGTTTCCTATGAGGAGGAGTCTACTGCGTAAGAGCCTGTTCGACTCTCCTCTTTGCATCGCGGCTCAGTATGGCAACACAAAGGTTGTTGAGCTGCTACTCGAGCACAAGGCAGATCCTTGTGAAGGACAGCCGGGAGGGTTCGGTCGggctttggcagcggcagccgtGGGGGGGCCACGGGGATTTGGTCAACCTCTTGTCGCAGGATGA
- a CDS encoding uncharacterized protein (EggNog:ENOG41): MTKLLLSDKRVDMFLRDDVGRNALFYAACHDEYEVLEMYLQDGRLDPNEADENLNTPVLCTGDWMCLRFLVNDTRVDLNKANNEGMTPLMQNVSWELLGNVRRLLDSGRVDVNLVNHEGNTAMMMAISRQEAFGRREELNCCTMVRWMLGSGRVKLDLVNANGETALMLAVKTGNTKVVEIILATGHRMMDVKDAQGITMIEHAIRNEDMEMLVLLLRTGEVCVTGEMIESCPSEAIRAMLVARQEMEEQGTESSFG; the protein is encoded by the coding sequence ATGACGAAGCTGCTTTTGTCTGACAAAAGGGTCGACATGTTCCTGAGGGACGACGTTGGGCGGAACGCCTTGTTCTACGCCGCGTGCCACGACGAATATGAAGTCTTGGAGATGTATCTGCAAGACGGCAGGCTTGATCCGaacgaggccgacgagaaTCTCAACACGCCAGTCTTGTGCACTGGAGACTGGATGTGCCTCCGATTCCTCGTCAACGACACGAGGGTTGACCTGAACAAGGCAAATAACGAAGGCATGACACCACTGATGCAAAATGTATCTTGGGAATTGCTTGGCAATGTTAGGCGCCTGTTGGACTCGGGTCGCGTCGATGTGAATCTTGTAAACCATGAGGGAAATacggcaatgatgatggcgatttcTAGGCAAGAAGCGTTCGGCCGCCGGGAAGAGCTCAACTGCTGCACCATGGTGCGGTGGATGCTTGGCTCGGGAAGAGTGAAGCTCGATTTGGTAAATGCAAACGGCGAAACGGCGCTGATGTTGGCCGTGAAGACGGGAAATACGAAAGTTGTCGAGATCATTCTGGCCACGGGCCATCGCATGATGGATGTCAAAGACGCACAAGGGATTACCATGATTGAACACGCCATCAGGAATGAGGACATGGAGatgttggtgctgctgctgcggacGGGCGAGGTGTGTGTGACGGGGGAAATGATTGAGAGTTGTCCGTCGGAGGCCATTCGGGCCATGTTGGTGGCACGgcaggagatggaggagcaaGGAACAGAGTCTAGCTTTGGCTGA
- a CDS encoding uncharacterized protein (EggNog:ENOG41~TransMembrane:6 (n10-21c29/30o270-294i301-320o332-349i432-454o474-495i507-525o)~SECRETED:SignalP(1-23)), which translates to MQFRAKHSPLLLLLLPSIAGALATDPAAAAVANSERDTIPGDVADAAILNGRLGVPTKDAPVDGKDGKPHLGPFVETDGKVSTETKGESDLPTLKGRPKDPTVVDGKKIPESNDGVMFDKNREKPQDGTTGTEGGVSEKDKARKAHEGKTGEKLVNQPEAPKEHPPLPHSEEKKIEKGKGKDKTKPADSEKDKSKPKSSSDKDTEDTGYTGLEKPGDLPDTPREQLSPPIPDSAKKDHLDISKPKTGSSLPSAPEDSEGEDGINQPFHSFILSFTMILVSEVGDKTFLVAALMAMKHDRMVVFSAAFGALAVMTVLSAVLGHAVPALISKRLTGLLAAGLFFVFGARLLREGMKMDPNEGVTAEMHEVEQELAEKEKELERRGGSISGDALEMGLGGRSSRKTRFPSPRSPSESPSRAPSRKSSSLSSVGNGISNLCSLILSPAWVQTFIMTFLGEWGDRSQIATIAMAAGQDYWWVTLGALAGHSICTGVAVIGGRAIAGRVSLKVVTVGGAVAFLFFGILYLIEAIYY; encoded by the exons ATGCAGTTCCGAGCAAAGcattctcctctccttctcctcctccttccatCCATCGCCGGCGCCCTTGCGACAGAccccgctgccgctgccgtcgccaacaGCGAGAGAGACACCATCCCTGGTGACGTTGCCGACGCTGCGATCCTCAACGGTCGTCTCGGCGTGCCCACCAAAGACGCGCCGGTAGacggcaaagatggcaagcCTCACCTAGGACCATTTGTCGAGACCGACGGCAAGGTGTCTACCGAAACCAAGGGCGAAAGCGACCTCCCCACGCTCAAGGGCCGCCCCAAGGATCCCACCGTGGTCGACGGCAAGAAGATTCCCGAGTCCAACGACGGCGTCATGTTTGACAAGAACCGTGAGAAGCCTCAGGACGGCACCACGGGCACTGAGGGCGGCGTCTCTGAAAAAGACAAGGCCCGAAAGGCCCACGAGGGCAAGactggcgagaagctggtgaACCAGCCGGAAGCGCCCAAAGAACATCCGCCACTGCCTCAcagcgaggagaagaagattgaaaagggcaagggcaaagaCAAGACCAAGCCGGCGGACTCTGAGAAGGACAAGTCAAAGCCAAAGTCGTCATCGGATAAGGACACCGAAGACACTGGTTACACCGGACTCGAG AAACCCGGCGATCTCCCCGACACGCCTCGCGAACAACTGTCGCCGCCCATCCCCGACTCGGCAAAGAAGGACCATCTCGACATTTCCAAGCCAAAGACTGGAAGTTCATTACCGTCAGCGCCAGAGGACTCTGAGGgcgaagatggcatcaaccaGCCTTTCCACTCTTTCATACTCTCCTTTACCATGATCTTGGTTTCCGAAGTTGGAGACAAGACCTTTTTGGTAGCAGCTCTCATGGCCATGAAGCACGATCGCATGGTTGtcttttctgctgcttttggAGCCCTCGCAGTCATGACTGTGCTGTCTGCCGTCTTGGGACATGCCGTGCCGGCTCTGATTTCCAAGCGTCTGACTGGTCTTCTCGCCGCAGGCCTGTTTTTCGTTTTCGGCGCCAGACTGCTCCGAGAGGGAATGAAGATGGATCCCAACGAAGGTGTCACGGCCGAGATGCACGAGGTTGAGCAAGAACTGgctgagaaggaaaaggagcttGAGCGAAGAGGTGGTTCCATCTCTGGTGATGCTCTCGAGATGGGCCTCGGTGGCAGATCTTCGCGCAAGACTAGGTTTCCCTCTCCTAGATCGCCGTCCGAGTCTCCCTCGCGTGCCCCTTCTCGCAAGTcaagcagcctcagcagcgtcGGCAATGGTATCAGCAACCTTTGCTCTCTGATCCTGAGCCCGGCCTGGGTGCAGACCTTTATCATGACGTTTTTGGGCGAGTGGGGAGACCGAAGCCAGATTGCCACgattgccatggctgctggaCAGGACTATTGGTGGGTTACGCTCGGTGCGTTGGCTGGACATTCCATCTGCACCGGTGTTGCAGTCATTGGTGGACGTGCTATTGCCGGACGCGTCAGTCTGAAAGTTG TGACTGTTGGCGGTGCCGttgcctttttgttctttggcATACTTTACCTCATCGAGGCAATCTACTATTAG